One Paenibacillus sp. FSL W8-0186 genomic window carries:
- a CDS encoding extracellular solute-binding protein, whose product MKKKFLAMSFSLVLLMGLLSACGGDKAANNGTNGAAGEGGNADSSKPVTINMFTASPEYTDAFNAYIEEYKKVKPNVTINLEIMQADYNTVLKSRIAAGSTPDVFQTTAGGDIDTFAEYSADLTGEPLAAAMTDAVRSNMSSSDGRVLGLPIKGNLFTLIYNKDLLEQAGITQVPATTAELQDAITKLEAKGITPFANAYKEWWVWKHIFQHFVDAAAQDASMSAKDLVDGFIAGNTTFAEHPVLANNFFEFIDTTIKHGTDKPLERDSNAQVSDFASGKAAFMTGKGAWDEEAIKKINPDINLGIAGYPVSDKAEQATIITGADQALRINKDSKVVKETVEFFNWLYTSDYGKNWFSGVAKVIPPIKDAPLPDLDMPKQMDEILQVQPSGDLAINYSLDTFHQKFGELMQAYIGGNQSKEKTIDEIQKAWIQLGSAE is encoded by the coding sequence ATGAAGAAGAAATTTTTGGCCATGTCATTCAGTTTGGTGCTGTTGATGGGACTTCTGTCAGCCTGCGGCGGCGACAAGGCAGCCAATAATGGGACAAACGGCGCAGCAGGAGAGGGCGGAAACGCTGATTCTTCCAAGCCCGTAACGATTAACATGTTTACAGCTTCTCCAGAATATACAGACGCGTTTAATGCTTATATCGAAGAGTACAAAAAAGTTAAGCCTAACGTAACGATCAACCTGGAAATCATGCAGGCCGACTACAATACGGTCCTGAAATCCAGAATTGCGGCAGGCAGCACGCCGGACGTATTCCAAACGACAGCCGGCGGAGATATTGATACTTTTGCGGAATACAGCGCGGATTTGACAGGTGAGCCGCTAGCTGCCGCTATGACGGATGCTGTTCGCTCGAACATGTCTTCCTCCGACGGCAGAGTACTGGGTCTTCCGATTAAAGGCAACCTCTTCACGCTGATCTACAACAAAGATCTGCTTGAGCAAGCCGGCATTACGCAAGTGCCTGCGACTACGGCGGAATTGCAAGATGCGATCACCAAGCTGGAAGCGAAAGGCATCACTCCTTTTGCCAACGCTTATAAAGAGTGGTGGGTATGGAAGCACATTTTCCAACACTTCGTGGATGCGGCAGCTCAGGATGCCAGTATGAGCGCGAAGGATTTGGTTGACGGCTTCATCGCCGGCAACACGACATTTGCTGAACATCCGGTTCTGGCCAATAACTTCTTTGAGTTCATCGACACAACGATCAAGCATGGAACAGACAAGCCGCTTGAGCGCGACAGCAACGCCCAAGTCAGCGACTTTGCTTCCGGCAAAGCAGCGTTCATGACAGGTAAAGGCGCGTGGGACGAAGAAGCCATCAAGAAAATCAATCCGGACATCAACCTAGGAATTGCAGGTTATCCTGTAAGTGATAAAGCGGAGCAAGCGACGATTATTACCGGTGCTGACCAGGCTCTGCGCATTAACAAAGACTCTAAAGTTGTTAAAGAAACGGTTGAATTCTTCAACTGGCTGTATACTTCCGATTACGGAAAAAACTGGTTCTCCGGCGTAGCGAAGGTTATCCCTCCAATCAAGGATGCTCCGCTGCCAGACCTGGATATGCCTAAACAAATGGATGAAATTCTGCAAGTACAGCCGTCTGGCGACTTGGCAATCAACTACTCGCTGGATACGTTCCACCAAAAATTCGGTGAGCTGATGCAGGCGTACATTGGCGGAAATCAGTCTAAAGAGAAAACCATCGACGAGATTCAAAAAGCTTGGATTCAACTTGGTTCTGCAGAATAA
- a CDS encoding response regulator, which yields MYKVLIIDDEEPLREAIKILGDWKGLQVGEIWEATNGVAGLDMLKKHQPDLVMVDMKMPEMNGVEFLRIVEQDYPELLTIVISGYNDFEFTRQAIHSKVVDYLLKPINRQDLNQALRKAIDVLEAKRQTHSELITRNIAFNMSLPKLKEKIYLSILGRGFKKQSNQAFLPLIGADQEDNRFGALVLQLLNMQHVRDKRFNRDTELLYFAVANVINEVATEDDLCFSFPNPKQDREIIAIFTMQGGYPEDLAFRADYLMKKVGHTLSDLFGIVSAAGIGHVYEEVTQLADSYDEARSSIMAIDLHRLKGTTVFGAKERAGTPEPMSLTSRMPILRTALESGNMNHARIVFADFTKKIKEADSFTLGEAERMIRDIIVLFNDMALDLGVSSAKLPATGSRSSLDAAGLSGDFSTTDEYEQLLHRILDYYSEQIRESMTVNRPFHIEDIKEYIDQHYFEDIKISMFTEKYFLSREYLMKLFKQQFGFGIHEYMQKVRMDKACVLLDDPSLKIQEISEMLGYKDKNYFSKAFRNYYGVSPSEYRMRQEGEKK from the coding sequence ATGTATAAAGTACTCATCATTGACGACGAGGAGCCGCTGCGCGAGGCCATTAAAATATTGGGCGATTGGAAAGGACTGCAGGTCGGGGAGATTTGGGAGGCTACGAACGGTGTTGCCGGGCTGGACATGCTAAAGAAGCATCAGCCCGATCTCGTGATGGTAGATATGAAAATGCCGGAGATGAACGGGGTGGAGTTCCTGCGCATTGTGGAGCAGGATTATCCCGAACTGCTGACGATCGTCATCAGCGGCTACAATGATTTCGAATTTACAAGGCAGGCGATCCATTCCAAGGTCGTTGACTACTTGCTGAAGCCGATTAACCGCCAGGATCTGAACCAAGCGCTGCGCAAGGCGATTGATGTGCTGGAGGCGAAGCGGCAGACGCATAGCGAGCTGATTACACGGAATATCGCCTTTAATATGTCCCTGCCTAAACTGAAGGAGAAAATTTATTTGTCCATCCTCGGGCGGGGCTTCAAGAAGCAGAGCAACCAAGCGTTTCTTCCGCTCATCGGTGCCGATCAGGAGGATAACCGTTTTGGCGCGCTCGTATTGCAGCTTCTGAATATGCAGCATGTCCGCGACAAGCGCTTTAACCGGGACACGGAGCTGCTCTATTTCGCCGTGGCGAATGTCATTAACGAGGTGGCGACAGAGGACGACCTGTGCTTCAGCTTCCCTAATCCGAAGCAGGACAGGGAAATCATCGCGATTTTTACGATGCAGGGAGGATATCCGGAGGATCTTGCTTTCCGTGCCGACTATTTGATGAAAAAGGTTGGGCATACGCTAAGCGACCTGTTCGGGATCGTATCAGCGGCAGGGATTGGGCATGTGTACGAAGAGGTTACGCAGTTAGCCGATTCTTACGATGAAGCGCGCTCCTCGATTATGGCTATCGACCTCCATAGGCTCAAGGGGACAACCGTGTTTGGCGCCAAGGAGAGAGCAGGAACGCCTGAGCCGATGTCTTTGACTAGCCGGATGCCTATTCTAAGAACTGCCCTTGAATCCGGAAATATGAATCATGCCAGGATCGTTTTCGCAGACTTTACGAAGAAAATCAAAGAGGCCGACAGCTTTACACTGGGAGAAGCCGAGCGCATGATTCGCGATATTATCGTCCTGTTCAACGATATGGCGCTGGATTTGGGCGTTTCCTCCGCCAAGCTCCCCGCGACCGGATCCCGCAGCTCGCTTGATGCAGCGGGATTAAGCGGAGATTTCAGCACAACAGACGAATACGAGCAGCTGCTTCATCGCATTCTGGACTATTACAGCGAGCAGATCCGGGAGTCGATGACCGTTAACCGGCCTTTTCATATCGAGGATATTAAGGAATACATCGACCAGCATTATTTCGAGGATATTAAAATTTCCATGTTTACCGAGAAATATTTCCTGAGCCGGGAATACTTAATGAAGCTTTTCAAGCAGCAGTTCGGGTTCGGGATTCATGAGTACATGCAGAAGGTAAGAATGGATAAGGCTTGTGTGCTCCTGGACGATCCGTCTTTGAAAATCCAGGAAATTTCAGAGATGCTGGGGTATAAGGACAAGAACTATTTCAGCAAGGCATTCCGCAACTACTACGGAGTGTCGCCTTCAGAGTACCGGATGAGGCAGGAAGGGGAGAAAAAGTGA
- a CDS encoding sensor histidine kinase: MIKSLTAAMKSLIERMSRKLVNKLNLLFTSIIILIVGSLTVISYQMLQKESVSNSIASTTNNLMLVNQKLEDYLDGIEQFSLPHNKYDEIIRAVMQEGNDYAARMYLEDYLRDLFYSRKDLESIYLYLIDQQKYYSISREAYNITVRSGYQGGIDEQPWYQEAMNSPQNRSFQSFVLPDATSGYTMITEPEFMGYHRVLRSIASREPRAVLSFYLKPTVKDSIMSDIPFEEGEHLMYLDPDNVPFHMDDLEVYEAISSADWFQNIGDDSGSPVTWSDGDKRYLVVYDVGQQDGWKLIKPIPYSSIYEAATKARNLSYLTGFIFLVISVILVTLTSNAITRPLNRLSRHMRRFSEGTFDAEAPVQGNDEIAYLTMHFNQMVRRTNDLINERYRMKLVEKNAILKALEAEINPHFLYNALQAISTKALKSGNDDVADMVDALALTLRYCISGKDIVYAREELKHIERYLALQSARFGSRLRVNIEWDESLMELQIPKLSIQSLVENSIKHAVEKVSTPVTIVVRATVSESHAIISVYDDGPGISPDRLEQILDTFEVEWEEQEGENIGLKNLNTRLKLLYGDQSGLAIHSDGSGTEMTMRIPRGGVGHV, translated from the coding sequence ATGATCAAAAGTTTAACCGCAGCTATGAAATCGCTTATTGAGCGGATGTCTCGCAAATTAGTCAATAAGCTAAACTTGCTTTTTACATCCATTATTATACTTATCGTGGGATCGCTTACGGTCATTTCCTATCAAATGCTCCAGAAGGAATCGGTCAGCAACAGCATTGCCAGTACGACGAACAACCTGATGCTGGTAAATCAGAAGCTGGAGGATTACCTGGATGGGATCGAGCAGTTCTCGCTGCCCCACAACAAATATGACGAGATTATTCGGGCTGTCATGCAAGAGGGCAATGATTATGCCGCCAGAATGTATCTCGAAGATTATTTAAGGGATTTGTTCTACAGCCGCAAGGACCTGGAGAGCATTTATTTGTATTTGATCGATCAGCAAAAATATTATTCGATTAGCCGCGAGGCCTACAATATAACGGTCAGATCCGGTTATCAGGGCGGCATCGATGAGCAGCCGTGGTACCAGGAGGCGATGAACAGTCCGCAGAACCGTTCGTTCCAATCCTTCGTCCTGCCGGATGCGACTAGCGGATATACGATGATTACCGAGCCGGAATTCATGGGTTACCACCGCGTGCTGCGCTCGATTGCCTCGCGGGAGCCGCGGGCGGTGCTATCGTTCTACCTGAAGCCGACGGTGAAGGACAGCATTATGAGCGACATTCCGTTCGAAGAGGGAGAACATCTCATGTACCTCGACCCAGACAACGTGCCTTTTCACATGGATGATTTGGAGGTTTATGAGGCGATCAGCTCGGCCGACTGGTTCCAGAACATTGGCGATGACTCAGGCAGCCCTGTCACCTGGTCGGATGGGGACAAGCGGTACCTCGTCGTGTATGACGTAGGGCAGCAGGACGGCTGGAAGCTGATCAAGCCGATCCCATACAGCAGCATCTATGAAGCAGCTACGAAAGCGCGGAATTTGAGTTATTTGACCGGCTTTATTTTTCTGGTCATATCGGTCATTCTCGTTACTTTGACTTCAAATGCCATTACCAGGCCGCTAAATCGGCTCTCGCGCCATATGCGGCGGTTCAGTGAAGGGACGTTTGATGCGGAGGCCCCCGTGCAGGGCAATGATGAGATAGCTTACTTAACGATGCATTTCAATCAGATGGTGCGGCGGACAAATGATCTGATCAATGAACGCTATCGCATGAAGCTCGTCGAGAAAAATGCGATCCTGAAGGCGCTGGAGGCGGAAATTAACCCTCATTTTCTCTACAATGCGCTTCAGGCGATATCTACGAAGGCCTTGAAGAGCGGAAACGACGATGTGGCCGATATGGTGGACGCTTTGGCGCTGACGCTGCGGTACTGCATAAGCGGCAAAGATATCGTATACGCTAGGGAAGAGCTGAAGCATATCGAGAGATATCTGGCGCTGCAAAGCGCTAGATTCGGCAGCCGCCTTCGGGTAAATATCGAGTGGGACGAATCGCTGATGGAGCTGCAAATTCCCAAGCTGTCCATCCAGTCCCTGGTAGAGAATTCGATCAAGCATGCGGTGGAGAAGGTATCCACGCCGGTTACAATTGTCGTTCGGGCCACGGTGAGCGAGAGCCATGCCATTATTTCGGTTTATGACGATGGTCCGGGCATATCTCCGGACAGGCTGGAGCAAATATTGGATACATTTGAAGTAGAGTGGGAGGAGCAGGAAGGGGAGAATATCGGTCTGAAAAATTTGAATACCCGATTGAAGCTGTTATATGGCGATCAATCGGGACTTGCAATCCACAGCGATGGATCAGGGACGGAAATGACGATGAGGATACCGCGGGGAGGCGTAGGACATGTATAA
- a CDS encoding sugar ABC transporter permease: MFKLGRKWAERLEFGVFTLPVLISVIAVFYYPFMMTIRYSLTKWNGISKNPKFIGLDNFKQIFSGDANFMNASWFTIKYAILYIVLVNVLAILLALVLDMKMKSTTWLRAAFFIPYILSLVIVGFIWKFIFMQGFESLGASTGWGIFKLSWLGEPNLAFISVLLVSIWQSVGFYLVIYIAGLQSVPDDMKEAATVDGAGPVRRFFSITLPLLAPSITISVFMALTNSIKVFDVILSLTGGGPGGTTYSVAYDIYRDTFQNNLYGYGTAKALILFVAVLIITMIQLTIFKRREVEA; this comes from the coding sequence ATGTTCAAATTGGGGAGAAAATGGGCTGAACGGTTGGAATTTGGCGTTTTCACACTGCCTGTTCTAATTAGCGTAATAGCCGTGTTCTATTACCCGTTTATGATGACGATTCGCTATTCCTTAACGAAGTGGAATGGAATATCCAAAAACCCTAAATTCATAGGCTTGGACAATTTCAAGCAAATCTTTAGCGGCGATGCCAACTTTATGAATGCAAGCTGGTTCACGATTAAATATGCGATTTTGTACATCGTGCTCGTGAACGTGCTGGCCATTCTGCTGGCGCTTGTTCTGGATATGAAGATGAAATCAACAACCTGGCTCAGAGCCGCATTCTTCATTCCTTACATTCTCAGCTTGGTTATCGTTGGTTTCATTTGGAAGTTTATCTTCATGCAAGGCTTCGAATCACTCGGGGCAAGCACAGGCTGGGGCATATTCAAGCTGAGCTGGCTCGGGGAACCAAATCTGGCCTTCATCTCCGTCCTGCTGGTCTCAATCTGGCAGTCGGTCGGTTTCTATCTCGTGATTTACATCGCCGGTCTGCAATCGGTGCCGGATGATATGAAGGAAGCAGCTACAGTAGACGGCGCTGGTCCAGTCCGCCGCTTCTTCAGCATTACGCTGCCTTTGCTGGCGCCTTCCATCACGATCTCCGTGTTTATGGCGCTGACGAACTCCATCAAAGTATTCGACGTTATCCTGTCCCTCACGGGCGGCGGTCCTGGCGGTACGACCTACAGCGTCGCTTACGATATATACCGGGATACGTTCCAGAATAACCTGTATGGATACGGTACGGCCAAAGCGCTTATTCTGTTCGTTGCCGTACTTATTATCACTATGATTCAATTGACGATCTTCAAACGCAGGGAGGTTGAGGCATAA
- a CDS encoding carbohydrate ABC transporter permease, translating to MKSKKAGRIVFEIFMVILSLLFLYPLFLTIINSLKSFSEVMTDVIALPKSLAFENYSYVWKYINYPRLFLNNTVITVLGLAGIVLISSIAAYKLARTKSKMSNLIYFIVIMPMLIPFQSIMLSVLQMAKNFHLSDSTWGLGILYWGFGAPLAMFIYHGFVKGIPNEIDESATIDGASGFRLFFRVIFPLLKSVTTTIIIIDVMWIWNDFLLPLLMVNGSPTTKTLTLAAYTFVGQYTSDWQYAMTAMVMAVLPSIIVFMFLQKHIVKGVVAGAVKG from the coding sequence ATGAAGAGCAAGAAGGCAGGCCGCATCGTCTTTGAAATATTCATGGTCATTCTCTCGCTGCTGTTCTTGTATCCTTTGTTCTTGACCATCATCAACTCTTTGAAGAGCTTCTCCGAAGTCATGACGGACGTGATCGCTCTTCCAAAAAGTTTGGCCTTCGAGAACTACAGCTATGTGTGGAAATACATTAACTATCCAAGATTGTTCCTGAACAATACCGTCATCACGGTGCTTGGCCTGGCCGGGATCGTCCTGATCTCTTCCATCGCGGCGTATAAGCTGGCCAGAACAAAATCCAAGATGAGCAACCTGATTTATTTCATCGTGATCATGCCGATGCTGATTCCGTTCCAATCGATCATGCTCTCCGTGCTGCAAATGGCGAAGAACTTCCATCTTTCGGACAGCACCTGGGGCCTCGGCATCCTGTATTGGGGCTTCGGCGCACCGCTGGCCATGTTCATTTACCACGGCTTCGTGAAGGGGATTCCCAATGAGATTGACGAGAGCGCAACGATCGATGGCGCTTCCGGTTTCCGCCTGTTCTTCCGGGTCATCTTCCCGCTGCTGAAATCGGTAACGACCACGATCATCATTATCGACGTCATGTGGATCTGGAATGACTTCCTGCTCCCGCTCCTGATGGTCAACGGCTCTCCAACCACAAAGACATTGACACTGGCCGCCTATACCTTCGTAGGGCAATACACCTCGGACTGGCAATATGCCATGACGGCGATGGTGATGGCCGTACTGCCATCCATTATCGTGTTCATGTTCCTGCAGAAGCACATTGTGAAAGGCGTTGTAGCCGGTGCGGTAAAAGGTTAA
- the pepT gene encoding peptidase T, with product MRDEIINRFTSYVRIDTQSNEDNEICPSTPGQLTLARQLVQELQEIGMEDVSMDDNGYVMATLPGNTVKDVPTIGFLAHLDTATDFSGANVQPQIVENYSGGDIPLNEAGNIVLSPRDFPELHKYKGHTLITTDGNTLLGADDKAGIAEIMTAMAYLIQHPEIKHGKIRVAFTPDEEIGRGPERFDVAAFGAEFAYTVDGGPLGELEFESFNAAMAKITCKGVNVHPGTAKGKMINSAKIAMEFHGQLPAGEAPEHTEGYEGFYHLSSIKGDVEETRMQYLIRDFDRQQFEGRKARMESIAAELRAKYGHDKLVLDIRDQYYNMREKIEPNMDIVNVAAEVMRNLGIEPVMTPIRGGTDGSQLSYMGLPTPNLFTGGENYHGRFEYISVDNMVKATEVIIGIIRRFEERAQS from the coding sequence GTGAGAGACGAAATCATCAACCGCTTTACTTCCTATGTCCGAATCGACACGCAATCCAATGAAGACAACGAGATTTGCCCGTCTACTCCCGGTCAACTTACTTTAGCCAGACAGCTGGTACAGGAACTGCAGGAGATCGGCATGGAGGATGTCAGCATGGACGACAACGGCTATGTTATGGCCACCCTGCCGGGTAACACGGTTAAAGACGTGCCTACCATCGGCTTTCTAGCCCACCTGGATACGGCAACCGACTTCTCTGGCGCCAACGTACAGCCGCAAATCGTAGAGAATTACAGCGGTGGAGACATTCCTTTAAATGAAGCCGGAAATATCGTATTATCCCCCCGGGATTTTCCAGAGCTGCACAAATACAAAGGCCATACGTTGATTACGACGGACGGCAACACTCTGCTGGGCGCGGACGATAAAGCGGGAATTGCCGAAATTATGACCGCGATGGCTTATCTGATCCAGCATCCTGAAATCAAGCATGGCAAAATCCGCGTCGCCTTTACGCCTGATGAGGAAATCGGAAGAGGGCCGGAGCGCTTCGACGTAGCGGCGTTCGGCGCGGAGTTCGCTTATACGGTGGACGGCGGGCCCTTGGGCGAGCTGGAATTCGAGAGCTTCAACGCCGCTATGGCGAAAATAACGTGCAAAGGAGTTAATGTACATCCGGGCACGGCCAAGGGAAAAATGATTAACTCGGCCAAAATCGCCATGGAATTTCACGGCCAACTTCCGGCCGGGGAAGCGCCCGAGCATACCGAAGGCTACGAAGGCTTCTACCATCTCTCTTCGATCAAGGGGGACGTAGAGGAGACACGGATGCAATATCTCATTCGCGATTTCGACCGTCAGCAGTTCGAGGGCCGGAAAGCCAGAATGGAGAGTATCGCTGCTGAACTGAGGGCCAAGTATGGCCATGACAAGCTTGTCCTTGATATCCGCGATCAATATTACAATATGCGCGAGAAAATCGAGCCAAACATGGATATCGTGAATGTCGCCGCCGAGGTCATGAGAAATCTCGGGATTGAACCAGTCATGACCCCGATCCGGGGCGGCACCGACGGCTCCCAGCTGTCCTACATGGGATTGCCCACGCCCAACCTGTTTACCGGGGGCGAAAACTACCACGGCAGATTCGAATACATCTCGGTCGACAATATGGTTAAAGCCACCGAGGTCATCATCGGAATTATCCGGCGGTTCGAGGAAAGAGCGCAGTCCTAG
- a CDS encoding carbon-nitrogen hydrolase family protein: MKIRVSAVQYHLHTIRSFEEFADQCRHYVRTAAEYDAEFILFPEFFTTQLMSIGNERGQALTINELPEFTEPYLELFTALAKESGTHIIGGTHVVRKGGKLYNTAHLFYPDGRIGEQPKLHITPTEVKEWNMSAGEGLQVFETDKGTIAMLTCYDIEFPEIVRMAKAKGADVIFCPSCTDDRHGFHRVRYTSHARTIENQIYVVLTGTVGALPTVDFMRANFGQAAIITPNDIPFPPRGLLAEGEINHDMIVTADLDLELLYQVRDSGSVTTWRDRRTDLYTDWK, encoded by the coding sequence ATGAAAATCAGGGTATCTGCAGTACAATATCACCTTCATACGATCCGCTCCTTCGAGGAGTTTGCCGACCAATGCAGGCATTACGTAAGAACGGCAGCGGAATACGATGCCGAGTTCATTCTGTTTCCCGAGTTCTTCACCACGCAGTTAATGTCCATCGGGAACGAGCGCGGTCAGGCGTTGACCATAAACGAACTTCCCGAATTTACGGAGCCATATCTGGAGCTCTTTACGGCGCTGGCCAAAGAGAGCGGCACCCATATTATCGGAGGAACCCATGTCGTCCGCAAAGGCGGCAAGCTGTACAATACAGCGCATTTGTTCTATCCTGACGGCAGGATCGGGGAGCAGCCCAAGCTGCATATCACCCCAACGGAAGTAAAGGAATGGAATATGAGCGCAGGCGAGGGGCTGCAGGTGTTCGAGACAGACAAAGGAACAATCGCCATGCTCACCTGCTACGACATTGAGTTCCCGGAAATTGTGCGAATGGCCAAAGCCAAGGGCGCGGACGTCATATTCTGTCCTTCGTGCACCGACGATCGCCACGGCTTCCACCGCGTTCGCTATACGAGCCATGCCCGAACGATTGAGAACCAAATCTACGTTGTCCTTACCGGAACGGTCGGCGCGCTGCCAACGGTCGATTTCATGCGCGCCAACTTCGGACAGGCGGCGATCATTACACCAAACGATATTCCGTTCCCGCCGCGCGGCCTGCTGGCCGAAGGCGAGATCAACCATGACATGATCGTGACCGCTGACCTGGATCTGGAGCTGCTCTATCAAGTGCGGGACAGCGGCTCGGTCACAACCTGGCGGGATCGGCGCACCGATTTATACACGGACTGGAAATAG
- a CDS encoding GNAT family N-acetyltransferase, with translation MYHKELYVFDGNRPVPAVIRNYGPEDFPGLIAVQQESFPPPFPPELWWNTEQLGNHVRLFPEGALCIEVNGEIAGSMTGLLVKNESVQPGHAHTWEEVTDGGYIRNHDPHGGTLYVADISVRPTYRKLGLGKWLMLSMYDVVVQLGIDTLLGGGRMPGYHLHAGNMTAEEYLAAVISGRLKDPIITFMLRCGRTPVGVVPNYLEDEESCHYGALMEWRNPFKR, from the coding sequence ATGTATCATAAAGAGCTGTATGTATTTGACGGGAATCGCCCTGTTCCGGCCGTCATTCGGAATTATGGCCCTGAAGACTTCCCCGGCCTGATTGCGGTGCAGCAGGAGAGCTTTCCGCCTCCCTTCCCGCCCGAGCTTTGGTGGAATACGGAGCAGCTTGGCAATCACGTCCGATTGTTCCCGGAAGGAGCGCTGTGCATCGAAGTCAACGGTGAAATCGCCGGATCGATGACGGGGCTGCTCGTGAAGAACGAGAGCGTTCAGCCGGGCCATGCCCATACTTGGGAAGAGGTGACCGACGGGGGGTATATCCGGAATCATGACCCTCATGGAGGCACGCTGTACGTGGCGGATATTAGCGTTCGCCCCACGTACCGGAAGCTGGGACTGGGCAAGTGGCTGATGCTGTCCATGTACGACGTCGTTGTCCAGCTCGGGATCGACACGCTGCTCGGCGGCGGGCGAATGCCCGGATATCATTTACATGCCGGGAATATGACGGCCGAGGAATACCTTGCAGCGGTAATCAGCGGCAGGCTGAAGGATCCGATCATCACCTTCATGCTTCGCTGCGGCCGTACGCCGGTCGGCGTCGTTCCTAATTATCTGGAGGACGAGGAATCCTGCCATTATGGGGCATTAATGGAATGGCGCAATCCTTTTAAAAGATAG
- a CDS encoding GNAT family N-acetyltransferase, with amino-acid sequence MEYHRITSIEDPLFRSMHELMQEVFPPEEVLEFGLWKEPLEDPGIRVFVAVHEGKVVGATEYRYYEDFNVAMTDFTIIGRSGLGIGPFLAKQRGKDLEALAAEKGVKLHGMFAEIYDPYRVGEHEFGGVKPMDPFVRREVLSHLGYKRLDFEYVHPSWNNDGEAVTGLDLCFLPTDDEQDRLSAELIVSFLKRYYAVLPNRPQSWYDMVKRLEAQSEVALLPL; translated from the coding sequence ATGGAATATCATCGCATTACGAGCATAGAAGATCCTTTGTTCCGCAGCATGCACGAGCTGATGCAGGAAGTGTTCCCGCCAGAGGAAGTGCTGGAATTCGGCCTGTGGAAGGAGCCGCTGGAGGATCCGGGCATTCGCGTCTTTGTCGCTGTGCATGAAGGCAAAGTGGTGGGAGCTACGGAATACCGCTATTATGAGGATTTTAACGTGGCCATGACGGATTTCACGATTATCGGACGCTCCGGGCTTGGGATTGGACCCTTCCTGGCGAAGCAGCGTGGCAAGGATTTGGAGGCTCTGGCTGCGGAGAAAGGCGTCAAGCTGCATGGCATGTTCGCGGAGATCTATGACCCTTACCGGGTAGGAGAGCATGAGTTTGGCGGCGTGAAGCCGATGGACCCTTTCGTGAGACGCGAAGTACTTTCGCATCTGGGCTACAAGCGCCTCGACTTCGAATACGTGCATCCGTCCTGGAACAATGACGGGGAAGCCGTGACGGGGCTCGATCTGTGCTTCCTGCCTACCGACGACGAGCAGGATAGGCTGTCGGCCGAGCTGATCGTCAGCTTCCTTAAGCGTTATTACGCTGTGCTGCCTAACCGGCCGCAGTCCTGGTATGACATGGTGAAGCGTTTGGAAGCTCAATCCGAAGTAGCATTGCTGCCACTATAG
- a CDS encoding glucose 1-dehydrogenase, with protein sequence MSNLEQVAVITGAGSGIGRVTSLKLAANYRVVLVDFNAETGEETLQLVKSQGGEGIFVQANVAKSEDVQNFVNKAVEAYGRIDFFFNNAGVVQKFAKTADVEEAEFDRLVAVNLKGVFLGMKYVLKVMEKQGSGHILNTASTAGIRSEHSAGVYSATKHGVVGLTKSAAMEYVKQGIRVNAICPGGVKTPLTQNVAKSFQEGGYVPEEISNMRMGRPAEPEEIAGVVAFMASPDSSYMTGSLVTVDGGLTL encoded by the coding sequence ATGTCAAATTTGGAGCAGGTAGCGGTTATTACAGGTGCCGGCAGCGGCATCGGCCGCGTCACCAGCTTGAAGCTGGCGGCAAACTACAGGGTCGTTCTTGTCGACTTCAATGCGGAGACGGGGGAGGAGACGCTGCAGCTTGTTAAGTCGCAGGGCGGGGAAGGGATCTTTGTTCAGGCGAACGTGGCTAAGAGCGAGGATGTGCAGAACTTCGTCAATAAGGCGGTGGAAGCCTACGGCCGGATCGACTTTTTCTTCAACAATGCCGGAGTCGTACAGAAATTCGCGAAGACCGCGGACGTGGAGGAAGCGGAATTCGACCGTCTGGTGGCCGTCAACCTGAAAGGCGTCTTCCTCGGCATGAAATATGTGCTGAAGGTAATGGAGAAGCAGGGCAGCGGCCATATCCTCAATACCGCATCAACGGCGGGCATCCGCAGTGAGCATAGCGCCGGCGTCTATTCAGCCACTAAGCATGGGGTTGTCGGACTAACGAAGTCGGCGGCGATGGAATATGTGAAGCAGGGCATCCGTGTCAACGCAATTTGTCCTGGAGGCGTAAAGACCCCATTGACCCAAAACGTGGCGAAGTCCTTCCAAGAGGGTGGCTATGTGCCTGAAGAAATTTCGAACATGCGCATGGGGCGTCCGGCTGAACCTGAGGAGATCGCCGGGGTGGTCGCCTTCATGGCTTCTCCTGATTCCAGCTACATGACGGGATCGCTGGTTACGGTGGATGGCGGATTAACGCTGTAA